A region from the Deltaproteobacteria bacterium genome encodes:
- a CDS encoding AAA family ATPase, which yields MRFVHVKLENWRNFLHADVALQRRIFLVGPNASGKSNFLDALKFLRDVADEQGGFQRAVHARRGVSQIRSLHARRYSTVVVDVDVDLGSNEVWGYRLEFTQDKLRRPLIKREIVRREQTIILDRPDREDKGDPNRLTQTHLEQVNANKAFRELAQFLGEIRYLHLVPQLVRDPDRSVGRAMDPYGGDFLEQLAKAQRAKRRTLDSRLRRIQDALRVAVPQLKDLVLERDDRGVPHLKGLYEHWRPNAGWQTEEQFSDGTLRLLGLLWVLLDGTGPLLLEEPELSLHAAVVRHIPQMMARLARKSGRQVFVSTHSADLLADEGIAPEEVLILTPSQEGTRISLATSDAEIQALLEGGLSIAEAVLPRTAPQNAQQLALFGD from the coding sequence ATGAGATTCGTACACGTCAAGCTGGAGAATTGGCGTAACTTCCTGCACGCGGACGTTGCACTCCAGCGCCGTATCTTCTTGGTCGGCCCGAACGCCTCCGGCAAGTCGAATTTTCTCGATGCGCTCAAGTTCTTACGCGACGTTGCGGACGAGCAAGGAGGGTTTCAACGTGCCGTGCATGCCCGCCGCGGTGTCTCCCAGATTCGGTCCTTGCACGCACGCCGGTACTCGACCGTGGTGGTGGACGTTGACGTCGATCTCGGATCGAATGAGGTGTGGGGATACCGGCTGGAGTTCACGCAGGACAAGCTGCGACGGCCACTGATCAAGCGCGAGATCGTTCGACGCGAACAGACGATTATCCTCGATCGCCCGGACCGCGAAGACAAGGGTGACCCAAACCGGCTCACCCAGACGCACCTCGAGCAGGTCAATGCCAACAAGGCCTTTCGCGAGCTCGCGCAGTTCCTCGGCGAGATTCGCTACCTTCATCTCGTGCCCCAGCTCGTCCGCGATCCCGATCGGTCGGTTGGGCGAGCCATGGACCCGTACGGCGGCGATTTCCTCGAACAACTAGCCAAGGCCCAGCGGGCGAAGCGCCGGACCCTCGATTCGCGCCTCAGGCGGATTCAGGACGCCCTGCGAGTGGCCGTGCCACAACTGAAGGACCTTGTGCTTGAGCGCGACGACCGTGGCGTCCCGCATCTCAAGGGCTTGTACGAACACTGGCGGCCGAACGCAGGCTGGCAAACCGAAGAGCAGTTTTCGGACGGCACCCTCCGCTTGCTGGGTCTGTTGTGGGTGCTCCTAGACGGTACTGGACCGTTGTTGCTCGAGGAGCCGGAACTCTCCCTCCACGCAGCAGTTGTGCGGCACATCCCCCAGATGATGGCGCGCTTGGCCCGCAAGTCGGGTCGGCAAGTCTTCGTTAGCACCCACTCCGCTGATCTACTGGCCGACGAAGGCATCGCTCCCGAGGAGGTCTTGATCCTTACGCCCTCCCAGGAAGGCACGCGGATCAGCCTCGCCACCTCCGACGCGGAGATCCAGGCGTTGCTGGAGGGCGGCTTGTCGATCGCCGAGGCCGTCTTGCCTCGCACCGCGCCGCAGAATGCGCAGCAACTTGCGCTGTTCGGTGACTGA